The Vulpes vulpes isolate BD-2025 chromosome 8, VulVul3, whole genome shotgun sequence genome has a window encoding:
- the LOC112916830 gene encoding large ribosomal subunit protein eL42-like, which produces MVNVPKTRRTFCKKCGKHQPHKVTQYKKGKDSLYAQGKRRYDRKQSGYGGQTKPIFQKKAKTTKKIVLRLECVEPNCRSKRMLAIKRCKHFELGGGKKRKGQVIQF; this is translated from the coding sequence ATGGTGAATGTTCCTAAAACCCGCCGGACTTTCTGCAAGAAGTGTGGTAAGCACCAACCCCACAAAGTGACACAGTACAAGAAAGGCAAAGATTCTCTTTACGCCCAGGGAAAGCGGCGTTATGACCGGAAGCAGAGTGGCTATGGTGGGCAGACTAAGCCAATCTTCCAGAAAAAGGCTAAAACTACAAAGAAGATTGTGCTGAGGCTTGAATGTGTTGAGCCCAACTGCAGATCGAAGAGAATGCTGGCTATTAAGAGATGCAAGCATTTTGAACTGGGAGGAGGTAAGAAGAGAAAGGGCCAAGTGATTCAGTTCTAA